A genomic window from Enoplosus armatus isolate fEnoArm2 chromosome 18, fEnoArm2.hap1, whole genome shotgun sequence includes:
- the gtf3c4 gene encoding general transcription factor 3C polypeptide 4: MAAASPSDSAHSLPRNVVIKTEPEAEDGVLFCAEDVPVKRDPVVPLMAPVSGLQPLAWSQDHRLAVCTTSSMSLMELVCDVHSNKQDLTLHRTSVPVPTETYKLRVGPAAELAQAMEKFSTHPDPTVRQVFLADRVINPSVGVHKGIKYGSWSPLGCDSSGRCLLACLTLDHRLTIHNSHKRLEWNMLVDLTKKYSERLKERRYAKKDNKPPQANLLDFEELQRRFRMQTPLRMEWSSVYTIKQVQPDNTCVDAEMVLLAVLMENGDLVLWKFELPFINGADVVFFDIVESGVTRPSDLAWWEYESADRRMSGLIVGSEVGPVKIMPVSLSGVKGYFTLRHPVILWKECDEIAVENLKCVPMIHPIQKSSCSLIVASRGCYVFWCLLMISPAGLNVHNSHVAGLHSLPVVSLAVSQHGVAVYTCSIDGWIKKLTPTFTENTLIFKQEDMLRPENLTGRRIHGIAVSRNGAYIALASTQGMVGGYHPVHRTYQVHFVTLKTPEMAAALLLKSPTQNLYKVADLLDLVRWQILKNKCIPASLLEELDQKIQEVDSPYLWRFKLFLVRILYQSLQTPPTDHRWKPTHKENKVLVRDVEEEEEEDGKDEDATEEEGEPGGVKREKEENREEQMTEVQAWINAVETHLMRENMKKVLGVVYLNTWIAQNTSIPTCGLVEYLSRDTNDRASEVLIGHIKNKMNKQTFSERCSLCQSVLPFSDHKQATCKNGHMWLRCVLSYQACQTLTFRRCLLLDSIARLPEPEDPEWIKKILQAPCTLCDSPMI; this comes from the exons ATGGCGGCTGCCAGTCCGTCAGATTCGGCGCATTCACTGCCTAGAAATGTAGTCATCAAGACCGAGCCCGAAGCCGAGGACGGTGTGCTCTTCTGCGCGGAGGATGTGCCGGTTAAGCGGGACCCCGTCGTCCCGCTCATGGCCCCGGTCAGCGGGCTGCAGCCGCTCGCCTGGTCGCAGGATCACCGCCTGGCCGTATGCACCACCAGCTCCATGTCGCTGATGGAGCTGGTGTGCGACGTCCACAGCAACAAACAGGACCTGACGCTGCACAGGACCTCAGTCCCCGTCCCCACCGAAACGTACAAGCTGCGG GTGGGACCAGCAGCAGAGCTGGCTCAAGCGATGGAGAAGTTCTCCACACATCCAGACCCCACAGTAAGGCAAGTGTTTCTGGCTGACAGAGTGATCAACCCATCGGTAGGAGTGCACAAAGGAATAAAATACGGCAGCTGGTCTCCGTTAGGTTGTGACTCAAGTGGACGCTGTCTGCTCGCTTGCCTAACGCTCGACCACAGACTGACCATTCATAACAGCCACAAGCGTCTCGAGTGGAACATGCTAGTCGATCTCACCAAAAAGTACAGCGAGAGGCTAAAGGAGCGACGCTATGCCAAAAAGGACAACAAGCCTCCGCAGGCAAACCTGCTGGACTTTGAGGAGCTGCAGCGGCGTTTCCGTATGCAGACTCCTCTGAGAATGGAGTGGTCGAGCGTTTACACGATCAAACAGGTGCAGCCGGACAATACATGCGTAGACGCGGAGATGGTCCTCCTCGCCGTCTTAATGGAAAACGGTGACCTTGTTTTGTGGAAGTTTGAGTTGCCCTTTATAAACGGGGCAGATGTCGTGTTTTTTGACATTGTGGAATCAGGTGTGACTAGACCCAGTGACTTGGCGTGGTGGGAGTATGAAAGCGCAGATCGCCGGATGAGCGGCCTGATTGTCGGCAGTGAGGTGGGACCCGTCAAGATCATGCCAGTCAGCCTGTCGGGAGTGAAGGGCTACTTCACCCTCCGACACCCTGTCATCCTCTGGAAGGAGTGCGACGAAATCGCTGTCGAAAACCTCAAATGTGTCCCGATGATCCACCCGATCCAAAAATCCAGCTGCAGCCTCATCGTGGCGTCTCGCGGTTGCTACGTTTTTTGGTGTTTGCTCATGATTTCGCCAGCTGGACTAAATGTGCACAACTCGCACGTGGCAGGACTGCACTCGCTCCCTGTGGTCTCGCTAGCGGTCAGTCAACATGGCGTTGCAGTGTACACGTGTTCCATAGACGGATGGATAAAAAAGCTGACACCAACATTTACGGAGAACACTTTGATTTTCAAACAAGAGGACATGTTGCGACCTGAGAACCTAACAGGGAGGAGGATACACGGGATTGCCGTGAGCCGCAACGGAGCGTATATTGCGCTTGCCAGCACACAAGGTATGGTTGGCGGCTATCATCCAGTTCACAGGACTTACCAGGTTCACTTTGTGACCCTGAAAACGCCAGAAATGGCAGCTGCACTGCTGCTCAAGTCCCCCACGCAGAACTTGTACAAAGTGGCCGACCTGCTTGATCTCGTGAGGTGGCAAATTTTGAAAAACAAGTGCATCCCTGCGTCGCTGCTGGAAGAGCTTGATCAGAAGATCCAGGAAGTAGACTCGCCCTACTTGTGGCGTTTCAAGCTCTTTTTGGTGCGTATACTTTACCAGTCATTACAAACGCCCCCTACAGATCACAGATGGAAACCTACACACAAGGAGAACAAGGTGTTAGTAAGggacgtggaggaggaggaggaggaggatggaaagGATGAGGATGCCACAGAAGAGGAAGGCGAGCCTGGTGGAGTGAAacgggagaaggaggagaatcGGGAGGAGCAGATGACGGAGGTGCAGGCTTGGATCAACGCTGTAGAGACCCACCTGATGAGAGAGAACATGAAGAAGGTTCTGGGGGTGGTGTACCTCAACACCTGGATTGCTCAGAACACCAGCATACCCACCTGCGGCCTGGTGGAGTACCTCTCCAGAGACACTAACGACAGAGCTTCAGAG GTCCTGATCGGCCACATCAAGAACAAGATGAACAAGCAGACGTTCTCGGAGCGCTGCAGCCTGTGTCAGTCGGTGCTGCCCTTCTCCGACCACAAACAGGCCACCTGTAAAAACGGCCACATGTGGCTCAG GTGTGTGTTGTCATACCAGGCCTGCCAGACGCTGACGTTCAGACGTTGCCTCCTGCTGGATAGCATCGCCAGACTGCCAGAGCCTGAGG ATCCAGAGTGGATAAAGAAGATCCTGCAGGCGCCCTGCACGCTCTGCGACTCGCCGATGATTTAG